A genomic segment from Modestobacter roseus encodes:
- a CDS encoding DEAD/DEAH box helicase, whose translation MGRSGQRPTGPRRAAPRNQRRVPGDVVTLLSRTVRSVEAAVQAGRVTPAVRTKFQVVALMVREEHARVRADESLSSAARSEQLKKIDGIGTILAKTAVRDPGLLALLADDAVVTSAARSLQQEMQRSVGIEPEPEPEPEPEPAATPAAAPEHRVVPQSVISRQLANPFLAPDFSAAPPPVARPRRLAGWELIGPLLNSFERAGGGDAACMPLPAPSARPLPGGAELMPHQAQLVAAAAAGHRTFLLADEPGLGKTAQALLAAEAADAYPLLVVVPNVVKTNWAREAARWTPRRRATVIHGNGETVDGFADVVVVNYEVLDRHVGWLGDFGFRGMVVDEAHFIKNKTSQRSQHVLELSERLRTRTVRPLLMALTGTPLINDIEDFRAIWQFLGWIDDAKPLGELMNALEEVGLTPADPGFYTAARRCVIDMGIVRRRKVEVAADIPARRIADLPVELDGAAGRSIRAAERDLARRMVARYETALANRRAGEQVEGIDADLVRTVARWELKDATTSSNGDNVFGMLRRIGQAKADLAADYAAQLARSAGKVVFFAKHVDVMDAAEQVFTKQGVRFSSIRGDQTPGVRQRNVDAFVNDPGVAVAVCSLTAAGVGINLQVASNVVLAELSWTDAEQTQAIDRSHRIGQTEPVTAWRIIAAQTIDARIAELIDSKAGLAARALDGSDEEVQSSADVQLEALVALLTDALEARPVPVAPLPVPADD comes from the coding sequence GTGGGCCGATCAGGCCAGCGCCCGACCGGGCCGCGACGTGCGGCCCCGCGGAACCAGCGACGCGTCCCCGGCGACGTCGTCACGCTGCTGTCCCGCACCGTCCGCTCGGTGGAGGCCGCCGTCCAGGCCGGCCGCGTCACCCCGGCGGTGCGCACCAAGTTCCAGGTCGTCGCCCTGATGGTGCGCGAGGAGCACGCCCGCGTGCGGGCGGACGAGAGCCTCAGCTCCGCCGCCCGGTCCGAGCAGCTCAAGAAGATCGACGGGATCGGCACGATCCTGGCCAAGACCGCCGTGCGCGACCCCGGGTTGCTCGCGCTGCTGGCCGATGACGCCGTCGTCACCTCCGCCGCCCGGTCGCTGCAGCAGGAGATGCAGCGGTCGGTCGGCATCGAGCCCGAACCCGAGCCGGAGCCCGAGCCGGAGCCCGCGGCCACGCCGGCCGCGGCGCCCGAGCACCGGGTGGTGCCGCAGTCGGTGATCTCCCGGCAGCTGGCCAACCCCTTCCTCGCGCCCGACTTCTCCGCCGCGCCCCCGCCCGTGGCCCGGCCGCGCCGGCTCGCCGGCTGGGAGCTGATCGGCCCGCTGCTCAACTCCTTCGAGCGGGCCGGCGGCGGCGACGCCGCGTGCATGCCGCTGCCCGCACCGTCGGCCCGGCCGCTGCCCGGGGGCGCCGAGCTGATGCCCCACCAGGCGCAGCTGGTGGCCGCCGCGGCCGCCGGTCACCGCACCTTCCTGCTCGCCGACGAGCCCGGGCTGGGCAAGACCGCGCAGGCGCTGCTCGCCGCGGAGGCCGCCGACGCCTACCCGCTGCTGGTCGTCGTGCCGAACGTGGTCAAGACCAACTGGGCCCGCGAGGCCGCCCGCTGGACGCCGCGCCGCCGGGCCACCGTGATCCACGGCAACGGGGAGACCGTCGACGGCTTCGCCGACGTCGTGGTTGTGAACTACGAGGTGCTCGACCGGCACGTGGGCTGGCTCGGCGACTTCGGCTTCCGCGGCATGGTGGTCGACGAGGCGCACTTCATCAAGAACAAGACCTCGCAGCGTTCCCAGCACGTCCTCGAGCTCTCCGAGCGGCTGCGCACCCGCACCGTCCGGCCGCTGCTCATGGCGCTGACCGGCACGCCGCTGATCAACGACATCGAGGACTTCCGGGCGATCTGGCAGTTCCTCGGCTGGATCGACGACGCGAAGCCGCTGGGCGAGCTGATGAACGCCCTGGAGGAGGTCGGCCTGACCCCGGCCGACCCGGGCTTCTACACCGCCGCCCGGCGCTGCGTCATCGACATGGGCATCGTCCGGCGCCGCAAGGTCGAGGTGGCCGCCGACATCCCCGCCCGCCGGATCGCGGACCTGCCGGTCGAGCTGGACGGCGCGGCCGGCCGCTCGATCCGCGCCGCCGAGCGCGACCTCGCCCGCCGGATGGTCGCCCGGTACGAGACCGCGCTGGCCAACCGCCGCGCCGGTGAGCAGGTCGAGGGCATCGACGCGGACCTGGTCCGCACGGTGGCCCGCTGGGAGCTCAAGGACGCGACGACCTCCAGCAACGGGGACAACGTCTTCGGCATGCTGCGCCGGATCGGCCAGGCCAAGGCCGACCTCGCCGCCGACTACGCCGCGCAGCTGGCCCGCAGCGCCGGCAAGGTGGTCTTCTTCGCCAAGCACGTCGACGTCATGGACGCCGCCGAGCAGGTGTTCACCAAGCAGGGCGTGCGGTTCTCCTCCATCCGCGGGGACCAGACGCCCGGCGTGCGGCAGCGCAACGTCGACGCCTTCGTCAACGACCCGGGCGTCGCCGTCGCCGTCTGCTCGCTGACCGCGGCCGGGGTGGGGATCAACCTGCAGGTGGCGTCCAACGTGGTGCTCGCGGAGCTGTCGTGGACCGACGCCGAGCAGACCCAGGCCATCGACCGCAGCCACCGCATCGGGCAGACCGAGCCGGTCACCGCCTGGCGGATCATCGCCGCGCAGACCATCGACGCCCGGATCGCCGAGCTGATCGACAGCAAGGCGGGGCTGGCCGCCCGGGCGCTGGACGGTTCCGACGAGGAGGTGCAGTCGTCGGCCGACGTGCAGCTGGAGGCGCTGGTGGCGTTGCTCACCGACGCCCTGGAGGCGCGGCCGGTGCCGGTCGCGCCGCTGCCGGTGCCCGCCGACGACTGA
- the purU gene encoding formyltetrahydrofolate deformylase yields the protein MSQMVTLGAPRAAASPMPGTRDVGRLLVQCDDRPGVVAAVSTFLAEHGANIIELGQYSTDPEGGRFFQRTVFHLDGLSAQQERLEAEFADVAARFGLDWSLTRADEPKRVGIMVSRYDHCLLDLLWRVGRGELAMNPVLVVSNHADLADEVRAFGVPFIHIPVTKDTKAEAEARQLEVLRGNVDLVVMARYMQILSNTFLESVGCPVINIHHSFLPAFMGANPYVQAKSRGVKLIGATAHYATADLDEGPIIEQDVTRVSHAQTSAELQRRGADVERSVLARAVTWHCEDRVFRHGNATVVL from the coding sequence ATGAGCCAGATGGTCACCCTCGGCGCCCCGCGTGCGGCAGCGTCCCCGATGCCCGGCACCCGGGACGTCGGCCGCCTGCTGGTGCAGTGCGACGACCGACCCGGCGTCGTCGCCGCGGTCTCGACCTTCCTGGCCGAGCACGGGGCGAACATCATCGAGCTCGGCCAGTACTCCACCGACCCGGAGGGCGGGCGCTTCTTCCAGCGCACCGTGTTCCACCTCGACGGGCTGTCCGCCCAGCAGGAGCGCCTCGAGGCGGAGTTCGCCGACGTCGCCGCCCGGTTCGGGCTGGACTGGTCGCTCACCCGGGCCGACGAGCCGAAGCGGGTGGGCATCATGGTCTCCCGCTACGACCACTGCCTGCTGGACCTGCTGTGGCGGGTCGGCCGCGGTGAGCTGGCGATGAACCCGGTCCTGGTGGTGAGCAACCACGCCGACCTCGCCGACGAGGTGCGCGCCTTCGGCGTCCCGTTCATCCACATCCCGGTCACCAAGGACACCAAGGCCGAGGCGGAGGCCCGCCAGCTGGAGGTGCTGCGGGGCAACGTCGACCTGGTCGTCATGGCCCGCTACATGCAGATCCTCAGCAACACGTTCCTGGAGTCCGTCGGCTGCCCGGTGATCAACATCCACCACTCGTTCCTGCCGGCGTTCATGGGGGCCAACCCCTACGTGCAGGCGAAGTCCCGCGGCGTGAAGCTGATCGGCGCCACGGCGCACTACGCCACCGCGGACCTGGACGAGGGTCCGATCATCGAGCAGGACGTCACCCGGGTGTCGCACGCGCAGACCTCGGCCGAGCTGCAGCGCCGCGGCGCCGACGTCGAGCGCTCGGTGCTGGCCCGCGCGGTCACCTGGCACTGCGAGGACCGGGTGTTCCGGCACGGCAACGCCACCGTGGTGCTCTGA
- the folD gene encoding bifunctional methylenetetrahydrofolate dehydrogenase/methenyltetrahydrofolate cyclohydrolase FolD, producing the protein MDGKFMDGKFMDGKALAKQVRERTAAEVAEFTARTGRRPGLATVLVGDDPASAVYVASKRKQCVAAGMTDHHRLLPATASQDEVAEVLTELAADPEVSGILLQLPLPAGLDAGALVQLIPAAKDVDGLTTLSAGLLAQGRPGLRPCTPSGVIELLDAHDVPLEGANAVVIGRSELVGKPVAQLLLQRNATVTICHSRTRDLAEVCRRADVVVAAAGRAGLVQGDWVKEGAVVVDVGIHRTDAGLVGDVDTAAAAERAALITPVPGGVGPMTIAMLLHNTLVAARAQFDAQFDAQFDAQFDAGADAGTGAG; encoded by the coding sequence ATGGACGGCAAGTTCATGGACGGCAAGTTCATGGACGGCAAAGCGCTGGCGAAGCAGGTGCGTGAGCGGACGGCGGCCGAGGTCGCCGAGTTCACCGCCCGCACCGGCCGCCGTCCGGGGCTGGCCACCGTCCTGGTCGGCGACGACCCGGCGTCCGCGGTCTACGTGGCCAGCAAGCGCAAGCAGTGCGTCGCCGCCGGGATGACCGACCACCACCGGCTGCTGCCGGCGACGGCGTCCCAGGACGAGGTGGCCGAGGTGCTCACCGAGCTGGCCGCCGACCCCGAGGTCTCCGGGATCCTGCTGCAGCTGCCGCTGCCGGCCGGTCTGGACGCCGGGGCGCTGGTGCAGCTGATCCCCGCGGCCAAGGACGTCGACGGGCTGACCACGCTCAGCGCCGGACTCCTCGCCCAGGGGCGGCCCGGCCTCCGGCCGTGCACCCCGTCAGGGGTGATCGAGCTGCTCGACGCCCACGACGTGCCGCTCGAGGGCGCCAACGCGGTGGTCATCGGCCGCTCCGAGCTGGTCGGCAAGCCGGTCGCCCAGCTGCTGCTGCAGCGCAACGCGACGGTGACGATCTGCCACTCGCGCACCCGCGACCTCGCCGAGGTCTGCCGCCGCGCCGACGTCGTCGTCGCCGCTGCCGGCCGCGCCGGCCTGGTGCAGGGCGACTGGGTCAAGGAGGGCGCCGTGGTGGTCGACGTGGGCATCCACCGCACCGACGCCGGCCTGGTGGGCGACGTCGACACCGCGGCCGCCGCGGAGCGGGCCGCGCTGATCACCCCGGTACCCGGCGGCGTCGGCCCGATGACCATCGCGATGCTGCTGCACAACACGCTCGTCGCCGCCCGCGCCCAGTTCGACGCCCAGTTCGACGCCCAGTTCGACGCCCAGTTCGACGCCGGGGCCGACGCCGGGACCGGGGCGGGCTGA
- a CDS encoding methylenetetrahydrofolate reductase: protein MNRSLPRNPETRAALRRTFETLGYEVIPFKKTGDDVQEHVPTDVRLTVTASPAKGMGATVELAVRLTQAGYTVAPHFSAQQIHDRAHLTDVIAQVREAGITEVFVVGGDPTDTPTEFKDAHALLLAMKEIGHPFTEVGIGGHPEGHPSVSDDVLYGALADKAPFAQHITTQICFDTGKILGWARELRRRGVDLPIHIGIPGAVTRQKLLRVSNGLGVGESAKFLKKQQNLLWRFFVPGGYSPDGIIRGLAPEIGASDQRIEKFHVFTFNDLAPTEAWRQQMLSRLAEQ from the coding sequence GTGAACAGGTCGCTTCCGCGCAACCCCGAGACCCGCGCCGCCCTGCGCCGGACGTTCGAGACGCTCGGCTACGAGGTCATCCCGTTCAAGAAGACCGGGGACGACGTCCAGGAGCACGTGCCCACGGACGTCCGCCTGACCGTCACCGCCTCCCCGGCGAAGGGCATGGGGGCGACCGTCGAGCTGGCCGTCCGGCTGACCCAGGCCGGCTACACCGTGGCCCCGCACTTCAGCGCCCAGCAGATCCACGACCGGGCACACCTGACCGACGTCATCGCCCAGGTCCGCGAGGCCGGCATCACCGAGGTGTTCGTCGTCGGCGGTGACCCGACCGACACCCCCACCGAGTTCAAGGACGCCCACGCGCTGCTGCTGGCGATGAAGGAGATCGGGCACCCGTTCACCGAGGTCGGCATCGGCGGCCACCCCGAGGGCCACCCGTCCGTCTCCGACGACGTGCTCTACGGCGCGCTCGCCGACAAGGCGCCCTTCGCCCAGCACATCACCACCCAGATCTGCTTCGACACCGGCAAGATCCTCGGCTGGGCCCGGGAGCTGCGCCGCCGCGGCGTCGACCTGCCGATCCACATCGGCATCCCGGGCGCGGTGACCCGGCAGAAGCTGCTGCGGGTCTCCAACGGCCTCGGTGTCGGGGAGTCGGCGAAGTTCCTCAAGAAGCAGCAGAACCTGCTGTGGCGCTTCTTCGTGCCCGGCGGCTACAGCCCCGACGGCATCATCCGCGGCCTGGCCCCGGAGATCGGGGCGAGCGACCAGCGGATCGAGAAGTTCCACGTCTTCACCTTCAACGACCTGGCGCCGACCGAGGCGTGGCGGCAGCAGATGCTGTCCCGCCTCGCCGAGCAGTAG
- the ligM gene encoding vanillate/3-O-methylgallate O-demethylase encodes MSAKNLQELLDQKGNTVELLRDSQIGAYIYPVVPAEFTNFRREVKSWQNTAVLFDQSHHMFNTYVRGADALKLLTDTGINSTANFPVNSAKQFVPVSPEGGVIGDGILFRLAEEEFVFVGRAPVANWLMFHGSKGYDVELENDPRSPSRPYGKQVTRSVWRFQIQGPRAWDVIEKLNGGPVEQLKFFRMSTMNIAGHEVRTLRHGMAGAPGLEIWGPYETYDQTREAILEAGSEFGIEPCGSRAYSSNTLESGWIPSPLPAVYTSEGLREYREWLPADGYEATNALAGSYVSDSIEDYYQNPWELGYGGFVKFDHDFIGRDALEAVDKESQRRKVTLEWNAEDVAKLLASPVDKNGPGYQFFDLPNANYGSSSFDRVEDADGSLLGLSMFTGYSSNERVALSLATVDPSVPHGAEVRVIWGEPDGGSKKTTVEPHEQFSVRAIVSPAPYTAMARESYQPGWRTGS; translated from the coding sequence ATGAGCGCCAAGAACCTGCAGGAACTGCTGGACCAGAAGGGCAACACCGTCGAGCTGCTGCGCGACTCGCAGATCGGCGCCTACATCTACCCCGTGGTGCCGGCGGAGTTCACCAACTTCCGGCGTGAGGTGAAGTCCTGGCAGAACACCGCCGTGCTGTTCGACCAGTCCCACCACATGTTCAACACCTACGTCCGCGGCGCGGACGCCCTCAAGCTGCTGACCGACACCGGCATCAACAGCACCGCGAACTTCCCGGTCAACAGCGCGAAGCAGTTCGTGCCGGTCTCCCCCGAGGGCGGCGTGATCGGTGACGGCATCCTCTTCCGGCTCGCCGAGGAGGAGTTCGTCTTCGTCGGCCGCGCGCCGGTGGCCAACTGGCTGATGTTCCACGGCAGCAAGGGCTACGACGTCGAGCTGGAGAACGACCCCCGCTCCCCCTCGCGCCCCTACGGCAAGCAGGTGACCCGCAGCGTCTGGCGTTTCCAGATCCAGGGCCCGCGCGCCTGGGACGTCATCGAGAAGCTCAACGGCGGCCCGGTCGAGCAGCTCAAGTTCTTCCGGATGAGCACGATGAACATCGCCGGCCACGAGGTCCGCACCCTGCGCCACGGCATGGCCGGCGCCCCGGGTCTGGAGATCTGGGGCCCGTACGAGACCTACGACCAGACCCGCGAGGCCATCCTCGAGGCCGGGAGCGAGTTCGGCATCGAGCCCTGCGGCTCCCGCGCCTACTCCAGCAACACGCTGGAGTCGGGCTGGATCCCCTCGCCGCTGCCCGCCGTCTACACCAGCGAGGGCCTGCGCGAGTACCGCGAGTGGCTGCCCGCCGACGGCTACGAGGCCACCAACGCCCTCGCCGGCAGCTACGTGTCGGACAGCATCGAGGACTACTACCAGAACCCGTGGGAGCTGGGTTACGGCGGCTTCGTGAAGTTCGACCACGACTTCATCGGCCGCGACGCCCTGGAGGCGGTCGACAAGGAGAGCCAGCGCCGCAAGGTCACGCTGGAGTGGAACGCCGAGGACGTCGCCAAGCTGCTGGCCTCGCCGGTGGACAAGAACGGCCCCGGCTACCAGTTCTTCGACCTGCCCAACGCCAACTACGGCTCGTCGAGCTTCGACCGGGTCGAGGACGCCGACGGCAGCCTGCTGGGCCTGTCGATGTTCACCGGCTACAGCTCCAACGAGCGCGTGGCGCTGTCCCTGGCGACCGTCGACCCGAGCGTCCCGCACGGCGCCGAGGTCCGGGTCATCTGGGGCGAGCCGGACGGCGGCAGCAAGAAGACCACCGTCGAGCCGCACGAGCAGTTCAGCGTGCGCGCCATCGTGAGCCCGGCGCCCTACACCGCCATGGCCCGCGAGAGCTACCAGCCGGGCTGGCGCACCGGCAGCTGA
- a CDS encoding GNAT family N-acetyltransferase: MPGAAYVHVIGVDPAHRGQRIGRWLHEQFATTASRRGATVVRCITSPGNRASVAFHTRLGFEVEPSATLVDGVAVQSDYDGPGLDRVCFVRDLSRQPGVGAGRPGSVAGDGGEDA; this comes from the coding sequence GTGCCGGGGGCGGCCTACGTGCACGTCATCGGGGTGGACCCGGCCCACCGTGGGCAGCGGATCGGCCGCTGGCTCCACGAGCAGTTCGCCACCACGGCGTCACGTCGCGGTGCGACCGTGGTGCGCTGCATCACCAGCCCGGGCAACCGGGCCTCCGTCGCCTTCCACACCCGCCTGGGGTTCGAGGTGGAACCGAGCGCAACCCTCGTCGACGGTGTCGCGGTGCAGTCGGACTACGACGGCCCCGGCCTGGACCGGGTCTGCTTTGTCCGCGACCTGTCCCGACAGCCGGGCGTCGGTGCCGGCCGCCCGGGGTCAGTCGCCGGCGACGGCGGCGAGGACGCGTAG
- the folP gene encoding dihydropteroate synthase, producing the protein MATVVNSHSAPQLASPLLRRTGRCTVLGVLNVTPDSFSDGGLWATPDAAVAHGLAMAADGADVVDVGGESTRPGADRVAVAEELRRVVPVVAELTAAGVAVSVDTTRAAVAEAAIAAGAVLVNDVSGGLADPAMARVVADAGVPWVLMHWRGHSRDMYAAASYTDVVAEVRAELTARADAAVAAGVDAGRLVLDPGLGFAKRPEHDVALLRHLDALVDLGLPLLVGASRKRFLQAVLTEQGGVVRTAEQRDPATLATTVLAAQAGAWGVRVHEVAGTADALRVLAAVAGD; encoded by the coding sequence GTGGCCACCGTCGTGAACTCGCACAGTGCGCCGCAGCTGGCCTCCCCGCTGCTGCGCCGGACCGGCCGGTGCACGGTGCTCGGCGTCCTCAACGTCACCCCGGACTCGTTCTCCGACGGCGGGCTGTGGGCGACCCCGGACGCCGCCGTGGCCCACGGGCTGGCGATGGCCGCCGACGGCGCCGACGTCGTGGACGTGGGCGGGGAGTCGACCCGCCCGGGCGCGGACCGGGTAGCGGTCGCCGAGGAGCTGCGCCGGGTGGTGCCGGTGGTCGCCGAGCTGACCGCGGCCGGCGTGGCGGTCAGCGTGGACACCACCCGCGCGGCCGTGGCCGAGGCCGCGATCGCCGCGGGGGCGGTGCTGGTCAACGACGTCAGCGGCGGGCTGGCCGACCCGGCGATGGCCCGCGTCGTCGCCGACGCCGGGGTGCCCTGGGTGCTCATGCACTGGCGCGGCCACAGCCGGGACATGTACGCCGCGGCCAGCTACACCGACGTCGTCGCCGAGGTGCGGGCGGAGCTGACCGCCCGGGCCGACGCCGCCGTCGCCGCGGGCGTGGACGCCGGCCGGCTGGTGCTCGACCCCGGGCTGGGGTTCGCCAAGCGGCCCGAGCACGACGTCGCGCTGCTGCGGCACCTGGACGCGCTGGTCGACCTGGGCCTGCCGCTGCTGGTGGGCGCCTCGCGCAAGCGGTTCCTGCAGGCGGTGCTCACCGAGCAGGGCGGCGTCGTCCGGACGGCGGAGCAGCGGGACCCGGCGACCCTGGCCACCACCGTGCTGGCCGCGCAGGCCGGCGCCTGGGGTGTGCGGGTGCACGAGGTGGCCGGCACCGCCGACGCGCTACGCGTCCTCGCCGCCGTCGCCGGCGACTGA
- a CDS encoding cytochrome P450: MAELSGWVGEQCAREALTGDGFGAAIWAAADRGEITPQQAPLMVRSLLTAGVDTTVHGISAVLYGLASHPGEWDRLRADPSLARIAFDEAVRWESPVQLFFRTTTTDVPIGGTVVPAGRKVLMSYAAANRDPRRWSDPDRFDLTRDPSGHMGFGMGLHQCVGQHVARLEAEAVLIALSRRVRSIELAGPVRRHHNNTLRALDSLPLRLTLR, from the coding sequence GTGGCCGAGCTGTCCGGCTGGGTGGGGGAGCAGTGCGCCCGGGAGGCGCTGACCGGCGACGGGTTCGGTGCCGCGATCTGGGCCGCCGCCGACCGCGGTGAGATCACCCCGCAGCAGGCGCCGCTGATGGTGCGCTCGCTGCTCACCGCCGGGGTGGACACGACCGTGCACGGCATCTCCGCGGTGCTGTACGGGCTCGCGTCGCACCCCGGGGAGTGGGACCGCCTGCGAGCCGACCCGTCCCTGGCCCGGATCGCCTTCGACGAGGCGGTCCGCTGGGAGTCGCCGGTGCAGCTGTTCTTCCGGACCACCACCACCGACGTCCCGATCGGCGGCACCGTCGTCCCGGCCGGCCGCAAGGTGCTCATGTCCTACGCCGCGGCGAACCGGGACCCACGACGCTGGTCCGACCCCGACCGGTTCGACCTGACCCGGGACCCGTCCGGGCACATGGGCTTCGGCATGGGCCTGCACCAGTGCGTGGGGCAGCACGTCGCCCGGCTGGAGGCCGAGGCGGTGCTGATCGCGCTGAGCCGCCGGGTGCGGTCGATCGAGCTCGCCGGCCCGGTGCGGCGGCACCACAACAACACCCTGCGGGCGCTGGACAGCCTGCCGCTGCGGCTGACCCTGCGCTGA
- a CDS encoding PDR/VanB family oxidoreductase codes for MLDEEQQRRTAGRPMVRVLAKTPVADGVVAVTLAAADGRRLPDWTPGAHVDLTFGNGLTRQYSLCGDRWDPRAYRLGVLLEPAGRGGSAYVHGELQPGHQVQLGGPRNNFPLVPADSYLFVAGGIGITPLLPMIAQADLLGADWRLLYGGRHRGSMAFLDELAAHGDRVLVRPQDEVGLLDLAGFLGAPRPGVRVYGCGPAPLLAALEGACADWPARTLRTERFAGADVLAPVRTTPFVVELHRSGRTVTVDPGISVLEAVAAAGVDVLSSCRQGTCGTCETVVLAGTPDHRDALLDDEDRAAGDCMYPCVSRARSDRLVLDL; via the coding sequence GTGCTCGACGAGGAGCAGCAACGCAGGACGGCGGGCCGCCCGATGGTGCGCGTGCTGGCCAAGACGCCGGTGGCCGACGGCGTGGTGGCGGTGACCCTGGCTGCGGCCGACGGGCGGCGGCTGCCGGACTGGACGCCGGGTGCGCACGTCGACCTGACCTTCGGCAACGGGCTGACCCGGCAGTACTCGCTGTGCGGGGACCGGTGGGACCCCCGCGCCTACCGGCTGGGCGTGCTGCTCGAGCCGGCCGGCCGGGGTGGGTCCGCCTACGTGCACGGGGAGCTCCAGCCGGGACACCAGGTGCAGCTGGGCGGGCCGCGGAACAACTTCCCGCTGGTGCCGGCGGACTCCTACCTGTTCGTCGCCGGCGGCATCGGCATCACGCCGCTGCTGCCGATGATCGCCCAGGCCGACCTGCTCGGCGCCGACTGGCGGCTGCTCTACGGCGGCCGGCACCGCGGGTCGATGGCGTTCCTCGACGAGCTCGCGGCCCACGGCGACCGGGTGCTGGTCCGCCCGCAGGACGAGGTCGGCCTGCTGGACCTGGCCGGCTTCCTGGGCGCACCCCGGCCGGGGGTGCGCGTCTACGGCTGCGGCCCGGCGCCGCTGCTGGCCGCGCTGGAGGGTGCGTGCGCGGACTGGCCGGCGCGCACGCTGCGCACCGAGCGCTTCGCCGGTGCCGACGTCCTGGCACCGGTGCGCACCACGCCGTTCGTCGTCGAGCTGCACCGCAGCGGACGCACGGTGACCGTGGACCCGGGGATCTCCGTCCTGGAGGCGGTGGCCGCCGCCGGCGTCGACGTCCTCTCCTCCTGCCGCCAGGGGACCTGTGGCACCTGCGAGACGGTCGTGCTCGCCGGCACCCCCGACCACCGCGACGCCCTGCTGGACGACGAGGACCGGGCGGCGGGGGACTGCATGTACCCCTGCGTCTCCCGCGCCCGCAGCGACCGTCTCGTCCTCGACCTGTGA
- a CDS encoding IclR family transcriptional regulator, translating to MARSATGESVLTRAVRVLDAFSAEEPALTVGEVARRSGLHVATASRLVAELVRHGLLERGPGREVRIGVRLWELGARASPTVSLRDAAMPFVEDVHAVVGHHVQLGVRDGDEVLFVERLSARDAVINFTRIAGRLPLATSSSGLVLLAYAPLPVQEGLLAQPLQPVTAAGFGTSAQLRSALADVRRTQAAVLPGHQHPDATGIAVPVRDGAGQVVAALSVIVPNDGRAAELVPLLLTAARGIGRSLGRSAASADGAGRRDRT from the coding sequence GTGGCCCGTTCCGCGACCGGGGAGTCGGTGCTCACCCGCGCCGTGCGGGTGCTCGACGCCTTCTCCGCCGAGGAACCGGCGCTGACGGTCGGCGAGGTGGCCCGGCGCAGCGGCCTGCACGTGGCGACGGCGTCCCGGCTCGTCGCCGAGCTGGTGCGCCACGGGCTGCTGGAGCGCGGCCCCGGCCGGGAGGTGCGGATCGGCGTGCGGCTGTGGGAGCTGGGTGCGCGGGCCTCGCCCACCGTCTCCCTCCGCGACGCGGCGATGCCGTTCGTGGAGGACGTGCACGCCGTGGTCGGGCACCACGTCCAGCTGGGGGTCCGCGACGGCGACGAGGTGCTCTTCGTGGAGCGGCTCAGCGCCCGCGACGCCGTCATCAACTTCACCCGGATCGCCGGCCGCCTCCCGCTGGCCACCTCGTCCTCGGGCCTGGTGCTGCTCGCCTACGCGCCGCTCCCGGTGCAGGAGGGGCTCCTCGCCCAGCCGCTGCAGCCGGTCACGGCCGCCGGGTTCGGCACGTCCGCCCAACTGCGGTCCGCCCTCGCCGACGTCCGGCGGACCCAGGCCGCCGTCCTCCCCGGTCACCAGCACCCGGATGCCACCGGGATCGCCGTGCCGGTCCGCGACGGCGCCGGACAGGTGGTGGCGGCGCTGTCGGTGATCGTCCCCAACGACGGCCGCGCAGCCGAGCTGGTGCCCCTGCTGCTGACGGCCGCCCGCGGCATCGGCCGGTCGCTCGGCCGGTCGGCCGCCTCTGCAGACGGGGCGGGACGCCGAGATCGGACCTGA
- a CDS encoding M23 family metallopeptidase: MPVTETVVLRLPFDGTWRAVNSPARRVPSHGSDLFATTHAIDFVAVAGQEPARRRDWRTALATEPPERFVGFGRPVLSPAAGRVVTVHDGEPDHAARRSVPARLSYALTQASRARGGAGALAGNHVVLAAGDGAYVVLAHLRAGSIGVRVGQHLEPGEPVGECGNSGNSTQPHVHLQAMDDADPFRARGVPMVFAGLRVWPAGGGPPAELRHGMPGEGDVVEPW, encoded by the coding sequence ATGCCGGTGACCGAGACCGTCGTCCTCCGGCTGCCGTTCGACGGCACCTGGCGGGCGGTGAACAGCCCGGCGCGGCGGGTGCCCAGCCACGGCAGCGACCTGTTCGCCACCACGCACGCCATCGACTTCGTCGCCGTCGCCGGGCAGGAACCGGCCCGGCGCCGCGACTGGCGCACGGCGCTGGCCACCGAGCCGCCGGAGCGGTTCGTCGGGTTCGGCCGGCCGGTGCTCTCCCCCGCCGCCGGCCGGGTGGTGACCGTGCACGACGGCGAGCCCGACCACGCGGCGCGGCGGTCGGTGCCGGCCCGGCTGTCCTACGCGCTCACCCAGGCCTCCCGCGCGCGGGGCGGCGCCGGGGCGCTGGCGGGCAACCACGTCGTCCTGGCCGCCGGCGACGGCGCCTACGTCGTCCTCGCCCACCTGCGCGCCGGATCGATCGGCGTGCGGGTGGGCCAGCACCTCGAGCCGGGTGAGCCGGTCGGCGAGTGCGGCAACTCGGGCAACTCGACCCAGCCGCACGTGCACCTGCAGGCGATGGACGACGCCGACCCGTTCCGCGCCCGCGGGGTGCCGATGGTCTTCGCCGGCCTGCGGGTGTGGCCGGCCGGCGGCGGACCACCGGCCGAGCTGCGGCACGGCATGCCCGGCGAGGGCGACGTCGTCGAGCCGTGGTGA